In Oxobacter pfennigii, the DNA window GGGAAAAAGGCAGGGGCGCTCGATCCATCTATTTCGGATGACGCACTCCTTAAGTTTCTTCTTGCATCCGCCTCCATCATGCGCCAACCCGATTACTATAAAAAAAGCGCAGAGGATAAAAAAGACCTTTTGAAATTGTTTCTGTACGGACTGTTAGGAAAATATCATTGATTTTTTATATCGGATATATCATCCCCTTCACGGTCAATACCATTCGCCATAAATGAGCCGACTGGCTGAGAAGTCAAATCTGAGGGTAATACGGAGAGTATAAGCCTGAGAAAGTTTAAGGAGAGGTTCGGTGACAAAGTCAAGTTGCGTATACGCTTCTCTCTTAATGATCTCAGCTGGACGGGGATTTACTGAATATTCCCCTTTTTATGGCAGACTATGCTGATAAATTAATGAGGCTGGCTTTAAAAAGCAGCAGGTGATTATGCTAAAACATTGGCTATAATTCTTTTAGCCCTAAGAAAAAATTTACTTCATCATCTTCATATAAATCAAAGAGGGCATCCTTATGACGCACCGCCATGAGGCGCCCTTTATCTATAATACCAACCCTGTCCGCCAGAAGCTGGGCCTCGTTAAAATCATGGGTGACAAATATAATGGTGCATTTAAATTCCCCATGTATTTTGATAAGCTCCCTGTACAGGGACTGCTTTGTCACCGTATCAAGGGCTGAGAAGGGCTCATCCAAAAGGAGAATATCGGGGGAAAGAATAAGAGCTCTTGCAAGAGCCGTCCGCTGTCTCTCTCCCCCGCTTACAGTTCCGGGATACTGGCTTAATATATGGCTTATAGACAGCAATCCCGCCAGGCGGGATACTTCCTCAGAAATTACTTTATGGTTCTTTTTTCGCATCTTAAGGCCATAGGCGATATTTTGTCCTATTGTCATATGGGGGAATAAACCGTAATCCTGATATACAAAACCAAGTTTTCTCTCTTCCAGAGGAGTATGGAGAACCGATGTGCCGTTAAGTAAAATATCACCTTCAAAATTTTTATAATACCCGGCTATGGACTCCAAAAGAAGGGTTTTACCCGATCCGGTTTTGCCAAGGAGGGCAAAAATTTCACGTTTTTGGATTTCCAAAGAGATACCTCCCAGATGGAAATCCCCTTTTTTCAGCGCAAAATTACGCAGTTCAATGCTTACGCTGCTCATAAGACCACCTCACTTATACGGCTTTTTATACCGGTATACTTACGCAGTACTGTTGTGATGGTAAGCGATACGGCAGCAATAATTAGGATTATTATTGCTGCTGCCATAGCCATGCCGTTATCGCCGGTGGAGATGTTAAGATAAATGCTGG includes these proteins:
- a CDS encoding ATP-binding cassette domain-containing protein produces the protein MSSVSIELRNFALKKGDFHLGGISLEIQKREIFALLGKTGSGKTLLLESIAGYYKNFEGDILLNGTSVLHTPLEERKLGFVYQDYGLFPHMTIGQNIAYGLKMRKKNHKVISEEVSRLAGLLSISHILSQYPGTVSGGERQRTALARALILSPDILLLDEPFSALDTVTKQSLYRELIKIHGEFKCTIIFVTHDFNEAQLLADRVGIIDKGRLMAVRHKDALFDLYEDDEVNFFLGLKEL